The Leptospira fainei serovar Hurstbridge str. BUT 6 genome includes a window with the following:
- a CDS encoding transposase, translating to MYVLDFKELFGEEHPIHGFKKVIDRLDFEDFEKNYQNDETGRPAISPKKVISALFYSILIGNISMRELCRISKLRAELIYLLDGEELDHSFISKFRKTHRTEIEDLFSQTVFLGYESGYIDFETVSIDGTKIKANANPDDIGDLEKFELRLEQIEKVSKVKFQEWEKSADMDRSQIRDKRKELELKGRKAYRMR from the coding sequence ATGTACGTTTTAGACTTCAAGGAATTGTTCGGGGAAGAACATCCGATTCACGGTTTTAAGAAAGTCATTGATCGGTTAGATTTCGAAGATTTCGAAAAGAATTACCAGAATGATGAGACTGGAAGACCTGCAATTTCACCGAAGAAAGTTATTTCGGCTCTTTTTTATTCCATTTTAATCGGCAATATCTCGATGCGGGAACTCTGTAGGATATCCAAACTCAGAGCTGAATTGATCTATCTTCTGGATGGAGAAGAGCTGGATCATAGTTTTATCTCAAAGTTCAGAAAGACTCACAGAACTGAAATCGAAGATCTATTTTCTCAAACGGTATTTCTCGGTTACGAAAGCGGTTATATAGATTTTGAAACCGTTTCCATAGATGGCACTAAGATAAAGGCGAATGCGAATCCCGATGATATAGGGGACCTGGAAAAATTCGAGCTTAGACTTGAACAAATCGAAAAGGTAAGTAAGGTCAAATTTCAAGAATGGGAAAAGTCTGCCGATATGGATCGTTCTCAAATTCGAGACAAAAGAAAAGAATTAGAACTTAAAGGCAGAAAAGCTTACAGGATGCGGTAA